In Merismopedia glauca CCAP 1448/3, the following are encoded in one genomic region:
- a CDS encoding sugar porter family MFS transporter: MSLIDRPIVQKTNLSFVIFIASAAALGGFLFGFDTAVINGAVKSVETAFSMNSVMTGIAVSSALLGSALGAFIAGTIADRYGRTRTMVIASILFTLSAIGSGIAFGVWDFIFWRALGGIAVGMASVIAPAYIAEVAPAELRGRLGSLQQMAIVVGIFVALLCDYFIAVAAGSASNLFWFNIPAWRWMFWTEVPPAVLYGIAALMIPESPRYLVAKRREAEASIVLAKAIGGNVEAKIAEIKQTVATERPARFSDLLSRRGGLLPIVWVGIGLSILQQFVGINVIFYYSSVLWQAVGFSEKDSLTITVITSIVNIVTTLIAIATVDKFGRKPLLLLGSIGMTLMLGTLTVIFANAAINPATGNPQLVGNQGLIALIAANLYVVCFGFSWGPIVWVLLGEIFNNQIRAAALSVAASIQWLANFAISTSFPPLLQNFGLGSAYGLYTISSAISIFFVWFLVKETKGKELEHM; encoded by the coding sequence CAGCAGTAATTAATGGGGCTGTTAAATCTGTAGAAACTGCATTCAGCATGAATAGCGTCATGACTGGAATTGCTGTCTCCTCTGCTTTATTGGGTTCTGCGTTGGGAGCCTTCATAGCTGGCACGATCGCCGATCGCTATGGACGAACTCGGACGATGGTAATTGCCTCCATCTTATTTACTCTCAGTGCGATCGGTTCTGGGATTGCCTTTGGAGTTTGGGACTTTATTTTCTGGCGCGCCTTGGGCGGGATTGCAGTGGGAATGGCGAGTGTAATTGCGCCAGCATACATTGCCGAAGTTGCACCAGCCGAATTGCGGGGTAGGCTTGGTTCTTTGCAACAGATGGCAATTGTAGTTGGGATATTTGTGGCTTTACTATGTGACTACTTTATTGCTGTCGCTGCTGGTTCTGCCAGTAACCTATTTTGGTTTAATATTCCCGCTTGGCGCTGGATGTTTTGGACGGAAGTACCCCCAGCCGTATTGTATGGTATAGCCGCCCTGATGATTCCAGAATCTCCTCGTTATTTGGTTGCTAAACGTCGAGAAGCTGAAGCAAGTATTGTTTTAGCTAAGGCGATTGGAGGCAATGTAGAAGCTAAAATTGCCGAAATTAAGCAAACTGTAGCCACAGAAAGACCTGCCCGTTTTTCCGATCTCCTCAGTCGTCGTGGCGGCTTATTGCCGATTGTCTGGGTGGGAATCGGACTCTCAATTTTGCAGCAATTTGTCGGAATTAATGTCATTTTCTACTACAGCAGCGTTTTGTGGCAGGCGGTAGGATTTTCGGAAAAAGATTCTCTGACAATTACAGTAATTACTAGCATCGTCAACATTGTCACTACCTTGATTGCGATCGCAACTGTTGATAAATTTGGGCGCAAACCCCTATTACTGTTGGGTTCAATCGGGATGACTCTGATGTTAGGCACCCTCACCGTAATTTTTGCCAATGCTGCCATCAATCCAGCGACTGGAAACCCCCAATTAGTCGGAAATCAGGGATTAATTGCCCTCATAGCTGCCAATTTGTATGTGGTTTGCTTTGGCTTCTCTTGGGGACCAATAGTTTGGGTGCTGCTAGGGGAAATCTTTAATAATCAGATTCGAGCAGCAGCTTTGTCTGTAGCTGCATCGATTCAGTGGTTAGCCAACTTTGCCATTTCGACTAGTTTCCCGCCATTACTGCAAAACTTTGGGCTAGGTAGTGCTTATGGTTTATATACCATATCTTCGGCGATTTCCATCTTTTTTGTCTGGTTTTTGGTTAAGGAAACGAAGGGTAAGGAATTAGAGCATATGTAA